From Chryseobacterium joostei, the proteins below share one genomic window:
- a CDS encoding DUF2480 family protein, which translates to MSEEFEIRNKVAESGLVNFDLSTLLPKGERKGIDLKDFLFQEMILKEKDFREKVEAINVEEYSDCYVYIYNSVDTIIPLWAYFVLTAKITDVTKKIVFGNREDLEVLLMHNAIQTYDFEDMRGKRVLVKGCSDKEIPENAYIELVEQLKPLVKSLMFGEACSNVPIVKN; encoded by the coding sequence ATGTCAGAAGAATTTGAAATCCGAAATAAAGTTGCTGAGAGTGGCCTTGTAAATTTTGATCTTTCTACTCTACTTCCAAAGGGTGAAAGAAAAGGTATTGACCTTAAAGATTTTCTTTTTCAGGAAATGATCCTGAAGGAGAAAGATTTCCGTGAAAAGGTAGAAGCCATCAATGTTGAAGAATACAGTGACTGTTATGTATACATCTATAATTCTGTGGACACCATTATTCCGCTTTGGGCTTATTTTGTACTAACAGCAAAGATTACTGATGTTACCAAAAAAATAGTTTTCGGAAACCGCGAAGATCTTGAAGTTCTTTTGATGCACAATGCCATCCAGACTTATGATTTTGAAGATATGAGAGGAAAAAGAGTCTTGGTAAAAGGCTGTTCGGATAAAGAAATTCCTGAAAATGCTTATATAGAGCTGGTAGAGCAGCTAAAACCTCTTGTAAAATCTCTGATGTTTGGAGAGGCCTGCTCCAATGTTCCAATTGTAAAGAACTAA